In the genome of Oenanthe melanoleuca isolate GR-GAL-2019-014 chromosome 21, OMel1.0, whole genome shotgun sequence, one region contains:
- the UTS2 gene encoding urotensin-2, which produces MHKLILCCLIIISVSCPLLSLPIINASEMSYQHSADEDSRLNLERLGSLGSTSLLQFLPELLGTLTEDNKAGLTPSNYNPGENIKETFYGNHPRIALLGRFLTKDRKQYKKRGNLSECFWKYCV; this is translated from the exons ATGCATAAACTGATACTCTGCTGTCTCATTATCATCAGTGTctcctgtcctctcctgtcTCTCCCCATCATCAATGCCAGTGAGATGTCTTATCAACACTCAG CTGATGAAGATTCAAGGTTAAACCTGGAGAGGCTGGGCAGCCTTGGaagcacctccctgctccagttcctgccagagctcctgggcacACTGACTGAGGACAACAAAGCAG GTCTTACCCCCAGCAACTACAACCCAGGGGAAAATATCAAAGAG ACTTTCTATGGGAATCATCCTCGAATTGCTTTGCTGGGACGCTTCTTGACCAAGGACAGGAAACAGTACAAGAAACGTGGGAATCTTTCTGAATGCTTCTGGAAATATTGTGTGTAA